The genomic stretch aagaattcattagaaaaatgtaaaagtatttataacaatatttatttggttgatataataacataaaacttACGTTTTAATATATCGCATGCCACATAATCAGCTGCTCTAAATAGTTCCGCTTTTGTAAGGAGTTCCAGTAATAATCTTAATGTTGGCCTCTTTCTTCCCATAGTACTCCATTCATCCAAAAACACTTCAGCTGCATTGCGCTTGTCTCTGTATGTTGTTTGTTCAATTatgctatataataaaaaactatgagttacattatattgcaaaagaatgcaatataattgtccttttcaaaaaaacttaataatgtaacgatatcttttataataaaaattaatgtaaaaatatttttgcttgcCTGATATGATCACTACTGAATTTGGGTACATTTCCTTGCTTAGGCACGATAGCCATTAGTTTTTTCCATGAATCagaaatacttaatatattgcttaaaatatacaattcgCCGGGTCTTAACTTTCGTATTTCCATATCCAAACACACTTCAGAAGACATTTTTAACACAAATGGTGATGACAGATGATCACTTTTTCTTGAAGACCTCTAGCGATGAAAACGCAAAACTCCCAATACAAAGTTGCCAttccagtaaaaaaaaatacagattcaATAAAATCACGCATTAGTTATCGTATCGAATAGGGAATTTGTGAAATCCtgaaagtttttcttttcggTAGCCAATCGTGTGATATTGTCTAAAGTGTCAAACAAagttaagcggggagcacacacttttgcataagcgcataaccataaacataaagaaattgattggtccacaaatgtatgcataagaaaatgaaccaatcaatttccttatgcttattgttatgcgcttatgcaaaagtgtgtgctccccgctttatgAAGCGTAAGCAAAACGAACAGATCAACAGACCTAAGCTCGCGCAGAAAGAGAGGttacgattttattatatatcgaattGTTTTTCCGAAtaacatttgatatttaattcctATTGCTAATTTTGAACATCTATATGAAATATCTATATTGGACATTGGATTTTCTATAAACGATCAggtaaagattatataacattttatcttaCATCTCTATTaacatcttttcttttcaacaatttcatctaaacttaattaaatctaatctTTAAAGAGTTAcctttttatcttattgtgATTTCTATGCttgtttattaacatataaaattacaataaaaatatgctacGTGCATGATGATGCAGCCAAGCTTATTTTGTTAGATCTGCTTTTTTTAgctgtatctttttatatattttgagtttaaaatgaaatttttttatagacaaaaatttaaagataaaatataaaaattaatggctaaaaaagaaaaaaatattaaaaatattggcaaaaaaaaatatatatatatataaaatgcagctaaaaagagaagatttttcaatatacagGATCAGAAAACACttaaaaaatctgaataattaaaatatattattttttttatcttattatctgtaaatgattcgaatttaattaacataatatcaaGTTTACAGCTATGACTTAAATcagttcataaataaaattacagcaATGTAcacagttaatatttttaactgtcttttttataaatttgcatgttTAGAAACtgatattattactatttcttATTGTCTATCAAATAATGTAagttatatagtaaaatagttattattgTCAATTGTTTCTGTTGTGCAGTGCATGATCCTGTATAGGGCAGTCGGCAGATTCGTCAGTGCAGTACAGCATTCTagttatttgaaatatcagtACTGCTTTTATACAACTACTATGACTTCCTTGCTGGTTCCTCCAGTATCGGTACGTGGTATGACATGCTTGGATCGTGATGCATTTACAACAGTTGTGAATATaccaacattaaaattatgtaatactgCTGTCTCAAGAATTATGCACATCTTGAAGAAGTATTTGCTaaagatatgtaattttaaaccAATTCAAAAGACAAGCGAAGGagttattgtttatttaaatccaAACATTGTCACaaaatttgaagatattaCTGAGAATGATAGAAAATTACTGACAGATCAATATgaacattttgattttatgagCATTACTATAAAGTATGATAATTGGCGTCGTGATGAGACATTAAAATCAGTTCTACCAGAAGATATTCAAGTTCCTACAGCGTATACTTTGGTGGGACATATTGTGCAGTTGAATTTACGCGATGTACATTTGccatataaaactattattggTCAAATATTTCTCGACAAGACTCCAAATGTGCGAACAGtggtaaataaaatgaatacaaTTGATACAACGTTTCGATATTTTGCTATGGAGATCCTGGCTGGtgaaagaaatacaataaCAACCACAAAAGAACATGGctgtatatatcaatttgattTCGCACAAGTTTATTGGAATTCACGTTTATCTACTGAACATTCAAAAATGACAACGTTTATGACGCAAGGTGATGTCTTATATGACGTATTTGCAGGAGTAGGACCTTTCGCTATTCCTGCcgcgcgtaaaaaaattaaagtatttgcTAATGACTTGAATCCTGAATCTTACAAGTGGCTTCAAAAAAATGCCactattaacaaattaaaaaataattttaaagctttTAACATGGATGGCAgagattttttaagaaacattGTTAAAGATGATATTTTGTCCAGACGTACTCAAGATTTATCTGGTTCCgaacatataataatgaacTTACCCGCATCAGCCATTGAATTCTTGGACATATTGCCTGATTGGTTTACACaagaagaatttgaaaaagtttgcattaaatcaattatattccaTGTATATTGTTTTGTAAAAGCAAACAAAATAGACAATGTTTGCAGGCTTGGAAGGTTATTAGTTGAGCAAAAGCTTGGTTATACACTTTCTACTGATGCTATTGTTGATATACAGGATATTAGGGACGTTTCACCGAATAAAGAAATGGTTCGAGTATCATTTTTGTTGAAAGAAAGTATGCTTAAAAACAAGGAACCAGCAATGAAGAAACTTAAAATAGagactaataatatataatagtttactTGTAATTAACAATGTAACATTGACGTTACAGAAAACAATGGGAAAGAACAAAGAAactcataaaaacaaaaatgttttcaaagtGGCCACAGCTCGCAGTATCAAGCTGAAAGCTAAAGCACAGAAGATTATTAATCCGAAGAAAGTAAgtgtataatagataattacaaattaagataaataaaacattgataaagatgtaaattatatatgtacatgtacatatacatactatacatattacaaaatgaaataattattatgagatTACAATctacatataatttcttggaaatatttaaaagcaaatCAAAGCAAATCACGAATCGCCAAATTCaacttatttaaaatgcaatagtgaaataaaaattaatattttgctcattatttaattaaattataaaagttttaaaagttaaatgcaTACAAGATTTCTGAATAtgcagaatataaatataagaatataaaatattgaaaaattttacaaaaaacaatCATTTTTTGCTTTGAAACCAGATTGATTCAAAAGGAAAGAAGATATCAAACAAGGATAAAACAGTCAACATGGATCGAATATTGCAAGAATTGCGATCACGCACTTGCAAGGACGTGCAAGTGCGTAATTCTAAAGCAAAACTTGAtgctattaaaaagaaaacaattaaagaaaatacaaaaccTTTGGTATCTAAGGTGACGTCAGCACAAACGAATGCAACAGCTTCAAAAATGGAGCAGATgcaactttaaaatttaaataattacgtaattcaattctctatttttaacatgtatattaaaaaaaaatgttaaacataaaatgatataatattttattaatattatattctattaccttactttgttatataatttttataacaataaatattatcaaaaaatatatcatttattattcgacTTTCCCCCGTCACTCGTACCATCTTTTTTTCagtaatatctaaaaaatgttacattaatatctcgtgatttattttgcagtatcttgttaaaattacataatatactagataaaatacagataaagtaaaaatcgtaaatcataattatgtatGTCATGAATAGTAAAGAGACAATGTGCAGATTGCATATCATTTATTGATAGCACAAAAAGAAGAAGCGACATGAGTTAttcttagttttattatttttttttgtcttagtAAAAGGCAGAAGGATATGTCGCAACGGATATGTTATCCATGTACAGCATCTTTGATAACTGTGGGAGATGAAATTTTACGCGGGCGAATAGTTGATACCAACACATTATACTTGGCAAAAAATTTAACCACTGCTGGAGTAAGACTACAGAAAGTCACAGTGGTTCCTGATGTTGTACGTATCATTATCATTGTTTTGTAAACATGCTGTAAAGATTATCAACAAATGtagtaaatattacatataagaacatatatttttactttttatcaatgctactagaaataaaaaaaaacatatttttttatttaattgtcatataatttgataaatacaacattaatatttagatcacacacacatgcaatagtaatgatattaatatctaatgaTGTTTGTAGGTAGATGATATTGCTAAAGAAGTAAACAATGCCTCAAAACAATATTCTGCTGTATTCACATCCGGTGGTGTTGGACCTACTCATGATGATGTGACTTATGAAGCTGTAGCAAAagcttttgaattaaaattagaatttcatCAAGAACTATTTGACATATATAGTCAATTGTTACCTGGCCAGCATGAAGTAAAACGACTTGCTATTGTTCCTAATTCTTgtgaaattatcattattaattctaaaagtatgtagttttatttaaaatttgtttttatcatatttatatttaatatatacatatataagattttatttcatctaaatttttatataagtaaaattaaaatttgcacttcaaaatgtataaaagaaattaattaacgtatattattaaaatattatacgatattaatacaatatatatattagaaatttcagaaatttttccGGTAATAAgcgtgaaaaatgtttatgtacTGCCTGGTTCGCCAAAATACTTCGAATCTGCTGCAGATGTAATAATATCTCGACTGAGAGGATGCGCGCCATTACACTATGAATATATAGATGTTGAATGTAAGGAACTCtcaatagtaaatattttggaTGAACAATCAAAACGTTGGAATGGCAAAGTGAAAATTGGCAGTTATCCGCAATCAGAACCGCAAATTTTTACGAGAATTGCTTTAGAGGGATCTGAAGAAGCAATTGCAGAGGCAAGAGAAGAACTTTTATACTATCTACCGGTACAAAAGATTATGAATCTAAAACACGGATTCGGTCGTTTTCAAATGAATGCTATTCTGGAAGATAGTAAAACTGAAGCGCATATTAAATACGCAttggatatattaaatgaatgcTATAATAGGTatgcacataaataaataatgagaaaccatatcaattttaatgaatatgtgTCTTTTTTGCTTGCGCACACAAACATAACATATACCTGAAttatcgcgtatatatacTGGGTGTtctatttattagaatatttacatatatatttgtatacatgtatatatgttttatagatataattcaGATGAAGTATTCATTAGTTTTAATGGTGGTAAGGATTGTACAGTAGTCTTGCATTTAGCTGCTACCATCGCCAAGTTGCGTAATATTTCGTccttattatgtttatacgtAACTACTGATTCCTTTCCAGAGGTAAGAGCactaatgattaaataatgtaatatataattaaaatatttttatgtaccaTTGTATTGAAATTATGTATGCACAGGTGGAAACATTTGTAGATTCAGCTTCTCAGTATTATGGTGCGGAAATAATACGAAAACAACGACCGATGCGATCAGCGTTGTCTGCCTTACTGAAAGAGAGATGCAATTTGAAAGCAAGTCTCATGGGGATAAGGAAAGGTGACCCGGGTTCTGAAGATCTACAGCCGTTTGCGCCCACTGACTCGGACTGGCCACAATTGATACGCGTTAATCCAATCTTGTATTGGTCATACAATCAAGTATGGACATTCTTATTAAAGCACAACATCCCTTATTGTTCGCTCTACGATCAAGGATACACGAGTATCGGCAGCAAAAGTACCACGACGCGAAATCCATTGTTGAAAGATCCTAATAATTCCTCGTCTTATTTACCTGCATATACCTTACTTAATAATTCTGCCGAAAGAGAAGGTAGAATACAATAGAATAATAGAATGtgaatttaatctaatttttagaaattaataatatattctatatgcaTGCGTATGTGCGTGTTCAATTggctaatattaattattattacttaatatattatatattgttaatatataattaatatattgtgaatatattaattatattgttattaattagagGAGGAGgatctgaatttttaatattaaattttttcttataaattaatttttatttctacaattatattaattgcgaCACGCAGGTAACATTTTCCtgcaaatataaacatttaaaactttgtaatattatttaaactgaatgataaatatattatccaaATGCTTCtacgtaatttttaaaaataaattattcttgataaagaacattttttgaatatttttcttttttttgagaaataaataataacaactaTTCTATCGCGCAATCAAagccataataaaaaatcctactttatagataattcgataattaaCTGACGTAATATAAAAGCATGCTGACCATCAGCAAGTTGGGGATAATCTTTGCCTAATCCTCCGTTCGAAGCCATTTAAGCTAGATGGATTAGGGTTTCGCGGATTTGAATCACCGCAAAGCGTATAAAAAGTCCAACGATACGAAGTAAAATAAGGTGAGGGGTTGGCAGACCGCAATATGTATACTAACGGAAGCGTTCATTGGGAGGCGAGAATTCTACCAGCAGGACCACCACGATTGTTGGGATGGAACGTCCCTGCTGAAGAATTGGTCCACATACCGGAACATTGGCTGGTCTATCCCGAGCCCAACCCCTCCCTTCATTATCTGTTAGCTATTCTGTATACACTCTTTACTTTTGTGGCATTACTCGGAAATGGACTGGTTATATGGATATTCATTTCGTAAGTTTTGcacattacaattaaatattttggcaAGAAATTCTAGTCAACTATATTTGGATAAACTGTGCCAGTTTCATAAgtatacgaaaaatataatcaagaatcaataaagtttaatatttttctttctgcaattttatggacctttttaatctttaatacgtcattattaaaaatattagaattcaAGATATTATCGCTTCAAATGGAGTCATGCCAATATCTCTTTTACATATAGAGCCAAATCGCTGAGAACTCCCTCAAATATGTTCGTGGTGAACTTggcattttgtgattttatcaTGATGCTCAAGGCaccgatatttatatataattccttcAATACCGGATTTGCTATGGGTCATTTAGGATGTCAGATTTTTGCTTGCATGGGAGCGCTTAGTGGAATTGGAGCCGCTATGACGAATGCCGCTATTGCATATGACAGATACAGGTATCAcaaaatcttttcaaataaataaattttatatatatatatatatatatatatatatatatatttatattacttattttaaagtatatatacatatattacacttTAAAATAAGTACCATATTGTGtgtattgaatttataataacatactgatacataatatatataattgaatttataataacagactaatacataatatatttatataaatataaataaaattatagtactATAGCTCGACCACTTGACGGAAAGTTGTCACGCGGTCAAGTGATACTCCTTATTGCGCTCATCTGGACATACACGATTCCTTGGGCTTTGATGCCACTGATGCATGTCTGGGGTCGTTTTGTGCCTGAAGGCTTTTTAACGAGCTGCACTTTCGATTATTTGACAGATTCGCCAGAGATACGATACTTCGTAGCCACAATATTCACCTTTTCCTATTGTATACCGATGTCTctcatcatatattattatagtcaAATTGTCAGCCACGTTGTCAATCATGAGAAAGCTCTCCGTGAACAAGCGAAGAAGATGAATGTTGAAAGTCTGAGGAGCAACACAAATACGAATGCTCAAAGCGCGGAAATACGTATAGCCAAGgtatcatacaatttttataccaataattttttataaaaaatattatctttgaagaaatttaaagatagaacatttattttttaaaattaatattaataataaaaatcaaactttttaaaaccgaaaattttgtttgtgcAGATGTTTTGTAAACTTCGTTTATTTGTCAGATGTATTCATAAATATGTCAACAtcgcatattaaattttaaaaatgatttctaaATCTAAAGTTTACAGTCATCTCTAAAATAGCGAAGTTTCAGAATTTTCACATGATCGATAgaattctttgatttttttgctCAAAAATttcctaatatattttatgaaaaattctgGCGATTAAAATTCTAGCTTTCTGTATTGATTTAACACATTCACGTTACTGCatttcaattgaaaatatgtgagcaattatcatatattcattatattcacTAAAACACATGCATTCAACATAAAACACAttcaaaaaaaagttatgtgatatattgcatatcttcttttatttagGCTGCGATTACGATCTGTTTTCTTTTCGTTCTCTCGTGGACTCCATATGGTACTCTCGCGATGATCGGTGCTTTTGGAAATAAAGCACTATTAACTCCAGGCATTACAATGATACCGGCGTGTACATGTAAATTTGTAGCTTGCTTGGATCCGTACGTGTATGCCATAAGCCATCCGAGATAtaggtaaataaatttaatataactgtcCTAATATGTAATAGATCAGGAGCTCTAATATCAGCTTTTTCTAAATATGTTATGTTATTCCACAGGCTGGAACTGCAAAAACGATTACCGTGGTTAGAACTACAAGAGAAGCCAATTGAGACGCAGAGCACCACAACTGAAACGGTGAACACAGCTTCGTCCTAAATTTCACCCGTCCTAGATTTCACCTcattattagagaaaattatataggtGATCAGTTGTAGGTATAgacattgcaaaatttatatattttatgaaagcaATATCATCATGTATTGATAtgatagcaaaaaataattatagattctGCCATCAACGGCCGATGCAAGTTCGATaaacgtaatatttataacggcTATTGCAACTAGTTCACTTTGTGTACAGATGATGAATATATCTATCGGTTAAAATAGTATGACACTTATCCCTATAATCGAAAACAGTATCGGTCATGTGTAATAAAACAATGCAATAAATCGTATTCCTGATTGTCCTATGAATGCAATCCATTTCATTCTCGATATTCGTATCATTTAACTGAACGTGACAACTGCTGTATTGTCTTCGCATAGATAAATCTCTCTTTACTTAGACTTACCATAATCTTTATCATCTTTTCGTGTATGAAGTTTTAAGCGTTCTAAAACTTTCTATTCAGAGAACTATCTGTTTACTTTTAGAAACATTGAACGAAGAATCTACTCTCATTTCTGATAAACTCGTCgattctatgaaattttatgttctatctttattttggacagaatagaaagagaattgTAAAAGATTCATAGAGTATCAAGTATATGGTGTGTTCAATAtccattattcattataaacaATCATTACATTGCTGAAGGGAAATTTaagcgatgaaaaaaatacaatcgtGTAAGGAAGAAAAACTAGCATGTTACaactttattgatttttatactttttatcagCCTTAAAACTAATAGGCCTTATAAGaccgagaaaataaatttacgcgATCGATCGCATGGCTAGCGCTTAACATATATCGACGTTGTGATAATTCATTGCAGCTGCGTTACAGCTAATGTGGAAAATGGAAGAGAGAAGtcgaagtaaaaaaataaatagactcTATAAATCCGAAGAAAAATTCGGCGGGGTTCTTCAAAGTGGCCAGAATCACATATCTGTTCGTATCTtgtcacatataaataaacgtCAATTAAAATTCCTTGAGTAAGCGTAGACAATTCACAACTGTcataaacttaatttaaacACGAAGACAACAACATTTTCCTGCGCATTTTCGTAGCGATTACATAAAGAGTGTCGTCCAGTCGATTTTCTCGTAACGCGCGTGTTGTACGAGATGGCATCCTTTGTACTATTTTCACTGCTCTAAACGGTGCTGTTTTTTGCCGCTAAtgcacaattataataataaataataaaccatctttttctctttcttttacgcAATCTCTAGGAACTTCTTAAATTCGACTACGTTAGCTTGCAGAAGAcacatcgattttttttctttatttaaaaactctcTACAAGCGGCATAAGGTATCCGACTCTGAATAACAGGTACGCAAACGATGTACGGAATGCTCGTGAAAGGGTAAGAACATTTTGTCTCGCGAAATCACTTGCTTGGCACAATCATGTGCTTTAATTAAAGACTGGCATTTATAATACTCTTCTCAAAGGCTTCGGTATTCTTGTTATTCCTCTCTTCAATAATGATcaaacatttcgatttttccaagaacaagtttttttctcgagaaatATATTCACGGATGTCTTATAATATaggttttgaaaaattgatatagtttatatttttgtataatatatgagatattaaaaagttaaatgtaatttaattcatttatcacTGTAGCTTGTAGCTTATTAAAAAGCTAGCCTTATGAAAATTCAAAGCTCTAAATTGAACATCatcattaagattatatatatagcctACATTGTGTTCCATTCCGTAttctatttgttttaaaaatgtttgcacAGAAAACATAGAAATTATATGCTATTacgtttaacaaataatttatactaaaaCGAACCGACAAAATTATCTCAATAATAaacacgaaaaaatatatatattccaattttgttttctttttaataagtatCTATAGGATAtagttattctattattaaaaatcccTTTCTATAACATTACACAACAAAGGCTTGAAAGGTAACGTAATCCatcacagaaaaaaatatatgcaaatttatataagaataaaagcaTGATGGATAAGCGTATCAAGGAATGGAACgtcgttatttatatatgtactacataatttatgattgCTTCAAGagatttggaaattatttccttcaacattttttttctcattcatcTGCTTTTCGCACGATGGTGTCTCATACTCTTCTCAATCCATTCGCTCATCTTACAGTCGTCAAAAACTACAAGAATAGGCAGAGGCAACAACTTGAAACCAATCATTCGGAATATGAGACGTGTACGCAGCGGAAGCGATTTGTACGAATAATTTGTacgaaattagaaaatattcgtGGCGCGCAATTTATACAGAACATTGCATTGGCGCAATAACAACGAGCCGCGCgggcattaataattattaatatacttgttCATCACCTTTCTTATTATTCCTACAACTACTGATAACAATAAACTACAAATGTCTTGTTGCAGATATGTACTCCATCGATAAACATCTAAAATTAGACTAGAGTGTTGAACCCATCGCGCGATTTAGATTGTTGCGAAAAAATCGGCGCGAGATTCATCTCGACGGGTAAAACGATCGATCACGAGTGCGAAAATTTTTCGGCGTAAATG from Cataglyphis hispanica isolate Lineage 1 chromosome 3, ULB_Chis1_1.0, whole genome shotgun sequence encodes the following:
- the LOC126859471 gene encoding FAD synthase-like isoform X2 encodes the protein MSITIKYDNWRRDETLKSVLPEDIQVPTAYTLVGHIVQLNLRDVHLPYKTIIGQIFLDKTPNVRTVVNKMNTIDTTFRYFAMEILAGERNTITTTKEHGCIYQFDFAQVYWNSRLSTEHSKMTTFMTQGDVLYDVFAGVGPFAIPAARKKIKVFANDLNPESYKWLQKNATINKLNMSQRICYPCTASLITVGDEILRGRIVDTNTLYLAKNLTTAGVRLQKVTVVPDVVDDIAKEVNNASKQYSAVFTSGGVGPTHDDVTYEAVAKAFELKLEFHQELFDIYSQLLPGQHEVKRLAIVPNSCEIIIINSKKISEIFPVISVKNVYVLPGSPKYFESAADVIISRLRGCAPLHYEYIDVECKELSIVNILDEQSKRWNGKVKIGSYPQSEPQIFTRIALEGSEEAIAEAREELLYYLPVQKIMNLKHGFGRFQMNAILEDSKTEAHIKYALDILNECYNRYNSDEVFISFNGGKDCTVVLHLAATIAKLRNISSLLCLYVTTDSFPEVETFVDSASQYYGAEIIRKQRPMRSALSALLKERCNLKASLMGIRKGDPGSEDLQPFAPTDSDWPQLIRVNPILYWSYNQVWTFLLKHNIPYCSLYDQGYTSIGSKSTTTRNPLLKDPNNSSSYLPAYTLLNNSAEREGRIQ
- the LOC126859471 gene encoding FAD synthase-like isoform X1 — encoded protein: MSQRICYPCTASLITVGDEILRGRIVDTNTLYLAKNLTTAGVRLQKVTVVPDVVDDIAKEVNNASKQYSAVFTSGGVGPTHDDVTYEAVAKAFELKLEFHQELFDIYSQLLPGQHEVKRLAIVPNSCEIIIINSKKISEIFPVISVKNVYVLPGSPKYFESAADVIISRLRGCAPLHYEYIDVECKELSIVNILDEQSKRWNGKVKIGSYPQSEPQIFTRIALEGSEEAIAEAREELLYYLPVQKIMNLKHGFGRFQMNAILEDSKTEAHIKYALDILNECYNRYNSDEVFISFNGGKDCTVVLHLAATIAKLRNISSLLCLYVTTDSFPEVETFVDSASQYYGAEIIRKQRPMRSALSALLKERCNLKASLMGIRKGDPGSEDLQPFAPTDSDWPQLIRVNPILYWSYNQVWTFLLKHNIPYCSLYDQGYTSIGSKSTTTRNPLLKDPNNSSSYLPAYTLLNNSAEREGRIQ
- the LOC126859475 gene encoding opsin, ultraviolet-sensitive, which encodes MYTNGSVHWEARILPAGPPRLLGWNVPAEELVHIPEHWLVYPEPNPSLHYLLAILYTLFTFVALLGNGLVIWIFISAKSLRTPSNMFVVNLAFCDFIMMLKAPIFIYNSFNTGFAMGHLGCQIFACMGALSGIGAAMTNAAIAYDRYSTIARPLDGKLSRGQVILLIALIWTYTIPWALMPLMHVWGRFVPEGFLTSCTFDYLTDSPEIRYFVATIFTFSYCIPMSLIIYYYSQIVSHVVNHEKALREQAKKMNVESLRSNTNTNAQSAEIRIAKAAITICFLFVLSWTPYGTLAMIGAFGNKALLTPGITMIPACTCKFVACLDPYVYAISHPRYRLELQKRLPWLELQEKPIETQSTTTETVNTASS